The Streptomyces sp. NBC_00440 genome contains a region encoding:
- a CDS encoding penicillin acylase family protein — translation MPAATTTAVPSGTKSGTKSRKKKGRRARLIVIVVVLALVAGIGYGSYWGVSTVRASLPQTTGEIKVPGLSGNVDVKRDSYGVPQIYADTDADLFRAQGYVQAQDRFYEMDVRRHMTSGRLSEMFGSSQVKTDSFLRTLGWHRVAQKEYDTKLSPETKKNLQAYSAGVNAYLKGKDGKQISVEYAALNLTNDYKPEAWTPVDSVAWLKAMAWDLRGNMQDEIDRSLMTSRLSAQQISDLYPSYPYSRNKPIVQQGGIDPVTGKFDQDANPGGTVGGSDTATGAVQGMQSQLSSLSDTLDKIPTLLGPSGSGIGSNSWVVSGDLTTTGKPLLANDPHLAPQLPSLWYQMGLHCRTISSSCHYDVAGYTFSGMPGVVIGHNQDISWGFTNLGADVTDLYLEKVTDNGYLYDGEEKPFTTRQETIKVAGGKSRQIVVRETNNGPLVSDRDTELAKVGQKAPVTSAAPDRGDGYAVALKWTALQPGNSMDAVFDLDKAKDWSGFRAAAKNFDVPSQNLIYADTKGNIGYQAPGSIPIRSKGDDGTMPAPGWDPKYAWKGTIPFDQLPYEYNPKRGYIVTANQAVIDPKKYPYLITEDWGYGTRSRRITDLIESKTRDGGKISTEDMQKMQLDNSSEIAKLLTPMLLKLNIKDPYVRQAQKLLEGWDYTQESDSAAAAYFNAVWRNILKLAFGNKLPKELRVEGQCLNVPPADSASGPADKQDKLVRECGERSADSAQPDGGDRWFEVVRKLLDKPDSDWWKTPKTRLDKPTHNRDELLGRAMKDARWELTAKLGKDVDTWNWGRLHQLMLTNQTLGTDGPGILKWLLNRGPFNLGGGEAAVDATGWNAAGGYGVVWVPSMRMVVNLKDLDRSQWINLTGESGHAYSAHYTDQEGKWANGDLLGWSFSKAAVDRSTVDTLVLKP, via the coding sequence ATGCCCGCCGCCACCACCACAGCCGTCCCTTCCGGCACGAAATCCGGCACGAAATCCCGTAAGAAGAAAGGGCGTCGCGCCAGGCTGATCGTGATCGTCGTGGTGCTGGCGCTCGTTGCGGGCATCGGGTACGGGTCGTACTGGGGCGTGAGCACCGTGCGGGCGTCCCTTCCGCAGACGACCGGTGAGATCAAGGTCCCCGGCCTCTCGGGCAACGTCGACGTCAAGCGGGACAGCTACGGCGTACCGCAGATCTACGCGGACACCGACGCCGACCTCTTCCGCGCGCAGGGCTACGTCCAGGCCCAGGACCGTTTCTACGAGATGGACGTCCGGCGCCACATGACATCCGGCCGGCTCTCCGAGATGTTCGGATCGAGCCAGGTCAAGACCGACTCCTTCCTGCGCACGCTCGGCTGGCACCGGGTCGCGCAGAAGGAGTACGACACCAAGCTGTCGCCGGAGACGAAGAAGAACCTCCAGGCGTACTCGGCCGGGGTCAACGCGTATCTGAAGGGCAAGGACGGCAAGCAGATCTCCGTCGAGTACGCGGCCCTGAACCTCACCAACGACTACAAGCCCGAAGCGTGGACGCCCGTCGACTCGGTGGCCTGGCTCAAGGCGATGGCCTGGGACCTGCGCGGCAACATGCAGGACGAGATCGACCGTTCGCTGATGACCTCGCGGCTGAGCGCCCAGCAGATCAGTGACCTGTACCCGTCCTACCCGTACAGCCGGAACAAGCCGATCGTGCAGCAGGGCGGCATCGACCCGGTCACCGGGAAGTTCGACCAGGACGCGAACCCGGGCGGCACCGTGGGTGGTTCGGACACCGCGACCGGCGCGGTCCAGGGCATGCAGTCGCAGCTCTCCTCGCTCTCGGACACCCTGGACAAGATCCCGACGCTGCTCGGCCCGAGCGGCAGCGGCATCGGCTCCAACTCCTGGGTGGTCTCCGGGGACCTGACGACCACCGGCAAACCGCTGCTGGCCAACGACCCGCACCTGGCGCCGCAACTGCCGTCCCTCTGGTACCAGATGGGCCTGCACTGCCGGACCATCTCCAGCAGCTGCCACTACGACGTCGCGGGCTACACCTTCTCCGGCATGCCGGGCGTGGTCATCGGGCACAACCAGGACATCTCCTGGGGCTTCACCAACCTCGGCGCCGATGTCACCGACCTCTACCTGGAGAAGGTCACCGACAACGGCTATCTGTACGACGGCGAGGAGAAGCCCTTCACGACCCGCCAGGAGACGATCAAGGTCGCCGGCGGGAAGTCGCGGCAGATCGTCGTACGGGAGACGAACAACGGCCCGCTGGTCTCCGACCGGGACACCGAACTGGCGAAGGTCGGCCAGAAGGCGCCCGTGACCTCGGCGGCACCGGACCGCGGCGACGGCTACGCGGTGGCCCTCAAGTGGACCGCGCTCCAGCCGGGCAATTCCATGGACGCGGTCTTCGACCTGGACAAGGCCAAGGACTGGTCCGGGTTCCGGGCCGCCGCCAAGAACTTCGACGTCCCCTCGCAGAACCTGATCTACGCCGACACCAAGGGCAACATCGGCTACCAGGCGCCCGGCTCCATCCCGATCCGCTCCAAGGGCGACGACGGCACGATGCCCGCTCCGGGCTGGGACCCCAAGTACGCCTGGAAGGGCACGATCCCCTTCGATCAGCTGCCCTACGAGTACAACCCGAAGCGCGGCTACATCGTCACCGCCAACCAGGCCGTGATCGACCCGAAGAAGTATCCGTACCTGATCACCGAGGACTGGGGCTACGGCACCCGCAGCCGGCGGATCACCGACCTCATCGAGTCGAAGACCAGGGACGGCGGGAAGATCTCGACCGAGGACATGCAGAAGATGCAGCTGGACAACAGCAGCGAGATCGCCAAGCTGCTGACCCCGATGCTGCTGAAGCTGAACATCAAGGACCCGTACGTCCGCCAGGCGCAGAAGCTCCTCGAAGGCTGGGACTACACCCAGGAGTCGGACTCGGCGGCGGCCGCGTACTTCAACGCGGTCTGGCGCAACATCCTCAAGCTCGCCTTCGGCAACAAGCTGCCCAAGGAGCTGCGGGTCGAGGGTCAGTGCCTCAATGTGCCGCCCGCCGACAGCGCTTCGGGTCCTGCCGACAAACAGGACAAGCTGGTACGGGAGTGCGGCGAGCGCTCGGCCGACTCGGCGCAGCCGGACGGCGGCGACCGCTGGTTCGAGGTCGTGCGCAAGCTGCTCGACAAGCCGGACAGCGACTGGTGGAAGACGCCGAAGACCCGTCTGGACAAGCCCACCCACAACCGTGACGAGCTGCTCGGGCGGGCCATGAAGGACGCCCGCTGGGAGCTGACCGCCAAGCTCGGCAAGGACGTCGACACCTGGAACTGGGGCCGGCTGCACCAGCTGATGCTCACCAACCAGACGCTCGGCACCGACGGCCCCGGCATCCTCAAGTGGCTGCTCAACCGCGGCCCGTTCAACCTGGGCGGCGGCGAGGCAGCGGTCGACGCCACCGGCTGGAACGCGGCCGGCGGGTACGGCGTCGTCTGGGTCCCCTCGATGCGGATGGTCGTGAACCTCAAGGACCTCGACAGGTCGCAGTGGATCAACCTGACCGGGGAGTCGGGGCACGCGTACAGCGCGCACTACACCGACCAGGAAGGCAAGTGGGCCAACGGCGATCTGCTCGGCTGGTCGTTCAGCAAGGCCGCCGTGGACAGGAGCACGGTCGACACCCTGGTGCTCAAGCCGTGA
- a CDS encoding 5-formyltetrahydrofolate cyclo-ligase, translating to MVPANFDKASLRQQLLAARALLSTEDVQSAAAVLAGHAVALPELARARTVAAYVSVGREPGTRPLLDALRARGVRVLLPVLLPDNDLDWGAYEGADSLVPAGRGLREPDGARLGVDAVLDADAVLLPGLAVDGRGMRLGRGGGSYDRVLARLARADAHPALVVLLYGDEVVARVPEEPHDHPVQAVVTPEGVRRFGA from the coding sequence ATGGTGCCCGCAAACTTCGACAAAGCGTCCCTGCGGCAGCAACTCCTGGCCGCGCGAGCCCTCCTGTCCACTGAGGACGTGCAATCGGCCGCCGCGGTTCTCGCCGGGCACGCCGTCGCGCTCCCGGAGCTGGCGCGGGCGCGCACGGTCGCGGCGTATGTCTCGGTCGGCCGCGAGCCGGGCACCCGCCCGCTCCTGGACGCGCTGCGCGCCCGCGGGGTCCGGGTGCTGCTTCCGGTGCTGCTGCCCGACAACGACCTCGACTGGGGCGCGTACGAGGGCGCGGACTCGCTGGTGCCCGCCGGGCGCGGGCTCCGTGAGCCGGACGGCGCACGGCTCGGCGTGGACGCGGTGCTCGACGCGGACGCCGTTCTGCTGCCAGGGCTGGCCGTCGACGGACGGGGGATGCGGCTGGGGCGCGGCGGCGGCAGCTACGACCGGGTCCTCGCCCGGCTCGCACGGGCGGACGCGCACCCCGCCCTGGTGGTGCTGCTGTACGGCGACGAGGTGGTCGCACGGGTCCCTGAGGAACCGCACGACCACCCCGTACAGGCAGTGGTGACCCCGGAAGGAGTCCGCCGCTTCGGCGCATGA
- a CDS encoding MogA/MoaB family molybdenum cofactor biosynthesis protein: protein MSTPTTPPTARAYTALVVTASNRASAGVYADRGGPLIAGALTGLGFTVEGPQVVPDGDPVEQALRAGVAAAYDVIVTTGGTGISPTDRTPDATLRVLDREIPGIAEAIRAEGLAKVPAAALSRGVAGLAGTTLVVNLPGSTGGVRDGLAVLGRLLVHAVDQIRGGDHPRPAGSMS, encoded by the coding sequence ATGAGTACCCCGACCACCCCGCCCACGGCACGGGCGTACACCGCACTCGTGGTGACAGCGTCGAACCGCGCGTCGGCCGGCGTCTACGCGGACCGGGGCGGCCCGCTCATCGCCGGGGCGCTCACCGGACTCGGCTTCACGGTCGAAGGACCGCAGGTCGTCCCGGACGGAGACCCGGTCGAGCAGGCGCTGCGCGCCGGGGTGGCGGCGGCGTACGACGTCATCGTCACCACCGGCGGTACGGGCATCTCGCCCACCGACCGCACCCCCGACGCGACCCTGCGCGTCCTCGACCGCGAGATCCCGGGCATCGCGGAGGCGATCCGTGCCGAAGGCCTGGCCAAGGTCCCGGCCGCCGCACTCTCACGGGGCGTCGCCGGGCTGGCCGGCACGACCCTCGTCGTCAACCTCCCCGGCTCCACCGGCGGGGTCCGCGACGGACTCGCCGTACTCGGACGGCTGCTGGTGCACGCCGTGGACCAGATCCGGGGCGGCGACCACCCCAGACCCGCCGGGAGCATGAGCTGA
- the glp gene encoding molybdotransferase-like divisome protein Glp — protein sequence MSNTPIWSVDEHLDDILAAVRPLEPIELQLPDAQGCVLFEDVTVEISLPPFDNSSMDGYAVRTVDVEGASEEFPAVLTVIGDVAAGMAELPTVGPGEAARIMTGAPLPPGAQAVVPVEWTDGGTGGGAATTMRAASGAPEGASGEVRVYRQAGPGEHVRECGSDVRSGDLALEAGTVLGPPQIGLLAAIGRGSVRVRPRPRVVVMSTGSELTQPGEVLAEGQIYDSNSFALAAAARDAGAISYRVGAVTDDADALRATIEDQLVRADLLVTTGGVSVGAYDVVKEALSSVGDEDEHGSGIDFRKLAMQPGKPQGFGSIGPDHTPLLALPGNPVSSYVSFELFVRPAIRALMGMKNVSRPTVRATLETGKAISSPAGRRQFLRGRYDAEKGTVATVGGSGSHLIAALAHADCLLVIPEETVVAESGTELEVVLLG from the coding sequence GTGAGCAACACCCCGATCTGGTCGGTGGACGAGCATCTGGACGACATCCTCGCGGCCGTCCGCCCCCTCGAACCGATCGAGCTGCAACTGCCGGACGCGCAGGGCTGCGTCCTCTTCGAGGACGTCACGGTCGAGATCTCGCTGCCGCCCTTCGACAACAGCTCGATGGACGGGTACGCGGTCCGTACGGTCGATGTCGAGGGTGCGAGCGAGGAGTTCCCCGCTGTCCTCACGGTCATCGGGGACGTGGCGGCCGGGATGGCCGAACTGCCCACGGTGGGGCCGGGCGAGGCCGCCCGCATCATGACGGGCGCGCCGCTGCCGCCCGGCGCACAGGCCGTCGTTCCGGTCGAGTGGACCGACGGCGGCACCGGCGGGGGAGCGGCCACCACCATGCGGGCCGCGAGCGGCGCACCCGAGGGCGCGAGCGGCGAAGTCCGGGTGTACCGCCAGGCCGGGCCGGGCGAGCACGTCCGCGAGTGCGGCAGCGACGTCCGCTCCGGCGACCTCGCGCTCGAAGCGGGCACGGTGCTCGGCCCGCCGCAGATCGGGCTGCTCGCCGCGATCGGCCGGGGCTCCGTGCGGGTACGCCCGCGTCCGCGCGTCGTCGTGATGTCGACCGGCAGCGAGCTGACCCAGCCGGGCGAGGTGCTCGCCGAGGGGCAGATCTACGACTCCAACAGCTTCGCCCTGGCCGCGGCGGCCCGGGACGCGGGCGCCATCTCGTACCGCGTCGGAGCGGTCACCGACGACGCCGACGCGCTGCGCGCCACCATCGAGGACCAGCTGGTCAGGGCCGACCTCCTGGTCACCACCGGTGGCGTCAGCGTCGGCGCGTACGACGTGGTGAAGGAGGCGCTGTCGTCCGTCGGCGACGAGGACGAGCACGGCAGCGGTATCGACTTCCGCAAGCTGGCGATGCAGCCGGGCAAGCCCCAGGGCTTCGGCTCGATCGGCCCCGACCACACCCCGCTGCTCGCCCTCCCCGGCAACCCGGTCTCCAGCTATGTCTCGTTCGAGTTGTTCGTGCGCCCCGCGATCCGCGCCCTGATGGGCATGAAGAACGTCAGTCGTCCGACGGTGCGCGCCACCCTGGAGACCGGCAAGGCGATCAGCTCGCCCGCCGGACGGCGCCAGTTCCTGCGCGGCCGGTACGACGCGGAGAAGGGAACCGTCGCCACCGTCGGGGGTTCCGGCTCGCATCTGATCGCGGCTCTCGCTCACGCCGACTGCCTGCTCGTCATCCCCGAGGAGACCGTCGTGGCCGAGTCCGGCACGGAGCTCGAAGTGGTCCTCCTGGGGTGA
- the sepX gene encoding divisome protein SepX/GlpR: MSSSGLIYAVIVGAWAAYLVPMWLRRQDELNEARPTERFSTAIRLLSGRAGMERRYARELQERAAGEGVPDDAVPDSATDSPSSVDVRSFAMSSEGPDVPVAHQERPAPKARRAGPADGPAAERARRLKVLARRRRTTVLLFMAFTLGAIVAAVGGLGLLWAPAAPAVLLSTYIVYLRTQERRRFAFTMDRRRAEAAAQRLRENRPRRPGAGAAEQRADTDARHPEPEPAPAVSAQEAGRRALVEQTDHAEWVDQQRERGRGRGDSWEPVPVPLPTYVTAPVAPRAPGSIDLGAPDTWSSARSSSVPEPASDETPDPAPAEDRKNPAARRPRERGRTPLFDQYEDEDRPRAANE; encoded by the coding sequence GTGAGCAGCAGTGGCCTCATCTACGCAGTCATCGTCGGGGCCTGGGCCGCCTACTTGGTGCCGATGTGGCTCCGCAGGCAGGACGAGCTGAACGAGGCCCGTCCGACGGAACGCTTCAGCACCGCCATCCGGCTGCTGTCCGGACGGGCGGGAATGGAGCGCCGGTACGCCAGGGAGCTTCAGGAGCGCGCAGCCGGTGAGGGTGTTCCCGACGATGCGGTGCCGGACAGTGCGACGGATTCCCCGAGTTCCGTCGACGTCCGGTCTTTCGCCATGTCCTCGGAGGGCCCGGACGTGCCCGTGGCCCACCAGGAGCGGCCCGCTCCGAAGGCGCGCCGTGCCGGGCCCGCCGACGGCCCGGCCGCCGAGCGCGCCCGGCGCCTGAAGGTACTCGCGCGCCGCAGACGCACCACCGTGCTGCTCTTCATGGCGTTCACCCTCGGCGCGATCGTCGCCGCGGTCGGCGGCCTGGGGCTCCTCTGGGCGCCCGCCGCGCCCGCCGTGCTGCTGAGCACGTACATCGTGTACCTGCGGACCCAGGAGCGGCGCCGCTTCGCCTTCACGATGGACCGGCGCAGGGCCGAGGCTGCCGCACAGCGGCTGCGCGAGAACCGCCCCCGCCGCCCCGGCGCGGGTGCGGCCGAGCAGCGCGCCGACACCGACGCGCGCCACCCCGAGCCCGAGCCCGCCCCGGCCGTCTCCGCGCAGGAGGCCGGCCGCCGCGCCCTGGTCGAGCAGACGGACCACGCGGAGTGGGTCGACCAGCAGCGTGAGCGCGGCCGGGGCCGGGGCGACAGCTGGGAGCCCGTCCCGGTGCCGCTGCCGACGTACGTCACCGCCCCGGTCGCACCCCGCGCGCCGGGCAGTATCGACCTCGGCGCCCCTGACACCTGGAGCTCGGCCCGCTCGTCCAGCGTGCCCGAGCCGGCGTCCGACGAGACCCCGGACCCCGCCCCCGCCGAGGACCGGAAGAACCCGGCGGCCCGGCGCCCCCGCGAGCGCGGGCGCACGCCGCTCTTCGACCAGTACGAGGACGAGGACCGGCCGCGCGCGGCCAATGAGTGA
- a CDS encoding GNAT family N-acetyltransferase, whose product MELAEGPVALRPIKLRDQKVWREVNRRNRDWLRPWEATVPPPAPGGPVAQRPTYRQMVRHLRSEAHAGRMLPFVIEYQGRLVGQLTVAGITWGSMCSGHVGYWVDREVAGRGVMPTAVALAVDHCFRTVGMHRMEVCIRPENEPSRRVVEKLGFREEGLRPRYLHIDGGWRDHLVFALTAEEVPDGLLNRWRRARPGTTPKRP is encoded by the coding sequence GTGGAACTGGCAGAAGGCCCCGTCGCCCTGCGCCCCATAAAACTGCGGGACCAGAAGGTCTGGCGCGAGGTGAACCGGCGCAACCGCGACTGGCTGCGCCCCTGGGAGGCGACCGTTCCGCCGCCCGCACCGGGCGGCCCGGTCGCGCAGCGCCCCACCTACCGGCAGATGGTCCGCCATCTGCGCTCGGAGGCGCACGCCGGGCGGATGCTGCCGTTCGTGATCGAGTACCAGGGGCGGCTCGTCGGGCAGCTGACCGTGGCCGGGATCACCTGGGGCTCGATGTGCTCGGGCCATGTCGGTTACTGGGTCGACCGGGAGGTCGCCGGGCGGGGTGTCATGCCGACCGCGGTGGCGCTCGCCGTCGACCACTGTTTCCGTACCGTCGGGATGCACCGCATGGAGGTCTGCATTCGCCCGGAGAACGAACCGAGCCGGCGGGTCGTGGAGAAACTCGGATTCCGCGAGGAGGGGCTGCGGCCGCGTTATCTGCACATCGACGGGGGCTGGCGTGACCATCTGGTCTTCGCGCTGACCGCCGAAGAAGTCCCTGACGGGCTGCTCAACAGGTGGCGCCGGGCGCGTCCGGGGACGACACCGAAGCGGCCGTGA
- a CDS encoding TauD/TfdA dioxygenase family protein, whose product MSSATTAAASASATDRPAIDRPATEKPHAGKSGADEVTVQKLGGRIGAVISGVRLGGDLDPVTVTAVRDALLANKVVFFRGQDHLDEDSHEAFGRLLGTPVAHPTVPSADGRYSLGIDSDHGGRANQWHTDVTFVPAYPAFSILRAVVIPPYGGNTLWASTAAAYAGLPEPLRTLADTLRAVHSNDYDYVAVRPDARPEALAQYQKVFTSTKFLTEHPVVRVHPETGERVLLLGNFVQRISGLTGRDSRALVDLFQSHIERPENTVRWQWQTGDVAIWDNRATQHYGVDDSDEHTRKLRRVTIDGDVPVGVDGRPSTLISPEEVPDPAFGIASGASGVSGASGTRVPETAGA is encoded by the coding sequence ATGTCCTCGGCAACCACCGCCGCTGCTTCCGCCTCCGCCACCGACAGGCCCGCCATCGACAGGCCCGCCACCGAGAAGCCCCACGCCGGGAAGTCCGGCGCGGATGAGGTCACCGTCCAGAAGCTCGGCGGCCGTATCGGCGCTGTCATCTCCGGGGTGCGCCTCGGAGGCGACCTCGACCCGGTGACCGTCACCGCTGTCCGGGACGCGCTGCTGGCCAACAAGGTCGTCTTCTTCCGTGGCCAGGACCACCTGGACGAGGACAGCCACGAGGCGTTCGGCCGGCTCCTCGGCACCCCGGTCGCACACCCCACCGTCCCGTCCGCCGACGGGCGCTACTCGCTCGGCATCGACTCCGACCACGGCGGCCGGGCCAACCAGTGGCACACCGACGTCACCTTCGTCCCCGCCTACCCGGCCTTCTCGATCCTGCGTGCTGTCGTCATCCCGCCCTACGGCGGCAACACCCTGTGGGCCAGCACCGCGGCGGCCTACGCCGGGCTTCCCGAGCCGCTGCGCACCCTCGCCGACACACTGCGCGCGGTCCACTCCAACGACTACGACTATGTGGCCGTGCGCCCCGACGCCCGGCCCGAGGCACTCGCCCAGTACCAGAAGGTGTTCACATCGACGAAGTTCCTCACCGAGCACCCGGTGGTGCGCGTCCACCCCGAGACCGGCGAACGCGTGCTGCTCCTCGGCAACTTCGTGCAGCGCATCAGCGGTCTGACCGGCCGCGACTCCCGCGCCCTCGTCGACCTGTTCCAGTCGCACATCGAGCGTCCGGAGAACACCGTGCGCTGGCAGTGGCAGACCGGTGACGTCGCCATCTGGGACAACCGCGCCACCCAGCACTACGGGGTCGACGACTCCGACGAGCACACGCGCAAGCTCCGCCGCGTCACCATCGACGGGGACGTCCCGGTCGGTGTCGACGGCCGCCCGTCCACCCTCATCAGTCCCGAGGAGGTGCCCGACCCGGCCTTCGGTATCGCATCAGGCGCATCAGGTGTATCAGGCGCATCCGGCACCCGGGTGCCGGAGACGGCCGGCGCATGA
- the galU gene encoding UTP--glucose-1-phosphate uridylyltransferase GalU encodes MTQLPPRISKAVIPAAGLGTRFLPATKATPKEMLPVVDKPAIQYVVEEAVSAGLSDVLMITGRNKRPLEDHFDRNYELESALTRKGDAEKLARVQESSDLATMHYVRQGDPRGLGHAVLCAAPHVGDQPFAVLLGDDLIDPRDPLLARMVEIQEREGGSVVALMEVEPAQIHLYGCAAVEPTGESDVVKVTDLVEKPAVADAPSNLAIIGRYVLDPAVFDILRKTEPGRGNEIQLTDALQQLAHDEKAGGPVHGVVFKGRRYDTGDRGDYLRAIVRLACEREDLGPDFKAWLRRYVTEEM; translated from the coding sequence ATGACTCAGTTGCCACCCAGGATCAGCAAGGCTGTCATTCCGGCAGCGGGCCTCGGCACCCGGTTCCTGCCGGCCACCAAGGCCACTCCCAAAGAGATGCTGCCCGTGGTGGACAAACCAGCCATCCAGTACGTCGTCGAGGAGGCCGTCTCGGCCGGTCTCTCCGACGTACTCATGATCACCGGTCGGAACAAGCGTCCGCTGGAGGACCACTTCGACCGCAACTACGAGCTGGAGTCGGCGCTCACCCGCAAGGGCGACGCCGAGAAGCTGGCCAGGGTCCAGGAGTCCAGCGACCTCGCGACCATGCACTACGTACGCCAGGGCGACCCCAGGGGACTGGGCCACGCCGTCCTGTGCGCGGCCCCGCACGTCGGTGACCAGCCCTTCGCGGTCCTCCTCGGCGACGACCTGATCGACCCGCGCGACCCGCTGCTGGCACGCATGGTGGAGATCCAGGAGCGCGAGGGCGGCAGTGTGGTCGCCCTCATGGAGGTCGAGCCGGCCCAGATCCACCTGTACGGCTGCGCGGCCGTCGAGCCGACCGGAGAGTCGGACGTGGTCAAGGTCACCGACCTGGTGGAGAAGCCCGCGGTGGCCGACGCCCCCAGCAACCTCGCGATCATCGGCCGTTACGTCCTGGACCCCGCGGTCTTCGACATACTGCGCAAGACCGAGCCCGGCCGCGGCAACGAGATCCAGCTCACCGACGCCCTCCAGCAGCTCGCCCACGACGAGAAGGCGGGCGGCCCGGTCCACGGTGTCGTCTTCAAGGGGCGCCGCTATGACACCGGCGACCGGGGCGACTATCTGCGTGCCATTGTCAGACTCGCGTGCGAACGTGAGGACCTGGGCCCGGACTTCAAGGCCTGGCTTCGCCGTTATGTCACCGAGGAGATGTAG
- the moaC gene encoding cyclic pyranopterin monophosphate synthase MoaC, with protein sequence MSKQQGLTHIDEVGAARMVDVSEKDVTARTARASGRVLVSPRVVELLRGEGVPKGDALATARIAGIMGAKRTPDLIPLCHPLAVSGVKLGLTVADDAVEILATVKTTDRTGVEMEALTAVTVAALTVIDMVKAVDKGAVITDVRVEEKTGGKSGTYRRPDPEGTGA encoded by the coding sequence ATGAGTAAGCAGCAAGGGCTCACGCACATCGATGAGGTGGGTGCGGCCCGCATGGTCGACGTCTCGGAGAAGGACGTCACCGCACGCACCGCACGCGCGAGCGGTCGGGTTCTCGTCTCGCCGCGCGTCGTGGAACTGCTCAGGGGCGAGGGAGTCCCCAAGGGAGACGCCCTGGCCACCGCCCGGATCGCGGGCATCATGGGAGCCAAGCGCACCCCCGATCTGATCCCGCTGTGCCACCCGCTCGCGGTCTCCGGGGTGAAGCTCGGCCTGACCGTCGCCGACGACGCGGTCGAGATCCTCGCCACGGTGAAGACCACCGACAGGACCGGCGTCGAGATGGAGGCGCTGACGGCCGTCACGGTCGCCGCGCTCACCGTGATCGACATGGTGAAGGCGGTCGACAAGGGCGCGGTCATCACCGACGTCCGGGTCGAGGAGAAGACGGGCGGCAAGTCCGGCACGTACCGCCGCCCGGACCCGGAGGGGACCGGAGCATGA